From the Cervus elaphus chromosome 20, mCerEla1.1, whole genome shotgun sequence genome, one window contains:
- the PRPF38A gene encoding pre-mRNA-splicing factor 38A → MANRTVKDAHSIHGTNPQYLVEKIIRTRIYESKYWKEECFGLTAELVVDKAMELRFVGGVYGGNIKPTPFLCLTLKMLQIQPEKDIIVEFIKNEDFKYVRMLGALYMRLTGTAIDCYKYLEPLYNDYRKIKSQNRNGEFELMHVDEFIDELLHSERVCDIILPRLQKRYVLEEAEQLEPRVSALEEDMDDVESSEEEEEEDEKLERVPSPDHRRRSYRDLDKPRRSPTLRYRRSRSRSPRRRSRSPKRRSPSPRRERHRSKSPRRHRSRSRDRRHRSRSKSPGHHRSHRHRSHSKSPERSKKSHKKSRRGNE, encoded by the exons ATGGCGAACCGTACGGTAAAAGATGCGCACAGCATCCACGGCACCAACCCTCAGTATCTGGTGGAGAAAATCATTCGGACGCGAATTTATGAGTCCAAATACTGGAAAGAGGAGTGCTTTGGACTTACAG ctgaACTTGTAGTTGATAAAGCCATGGAGTTAAGATTTGTGGGTGGTGTCTACGGTGGCAACATAAAGCCCACTCCTTTTTTGTGTTTAACCTTGAAGATGCTTCAGATTCAACCTGAGAAGGATATCATTGTAGAGTTTataaaaaatgaagatttcaA GTATGTCCGCATGCTGGGAGCACTTTACATGAGGTTGACAGGTACTGCAATTGATTGCTACAAGTACTTGGAGCCTCTATACAATGACTATCGAAAAATCAAGAGCCAGAACCGAAATGGAG AGTTTGAGCTGATGCATGTAGATGAATTTATTGATGAACTACTGCACAGTGAGAGAGTCTGTGATATCATTCTGCCCCGGCTACAG AAACGCTACGTGCTAGAGGAAGCCGAGCAGCTGGAGCCGCGGGTTAGCgctctggaggaagacatggacGACGTGGAGTCcagtgaagaggaggaggaggaggatgagaag TTGGAAAGAGTGCCATCACCTGATCATCGCCGGAGAAGCTACCGAGACTTGGACAAACCCCGTCGCTCTCCCACACTACGCTATCGGAGGAGTAGGAGTCGGTCTCCCAGAAG GCGGAGTCGGTCTCCCAAAAGGAGGAG CCCCTCCCCTCGCCGAGAACGGCATCGGAGCAAGAGCCCAAGACGTCATCGCAGCAGGTCCCGAGACAGACGGCACAGATCCCGCTCCAAGTCCCCAG gtcatCACCGCAGTCACAGACACAGGAGCCACTCAAAATCTCCTGAAAG GTCTAAGAAAAGCCACAAGAAGAGCCGGAGAGGGAATGAGTAA